A section of the Pimelobacter simplex genome encodes:
- a CDS encoding glycosyltransferase: MRSLVNGFGAHHGGIVRVHDALCAELRAYGPVAVANAPRSPSGPGVDGIDGIEIASTQRSSRVGSLLGDAWAARRAPRFDVRVDAAPALRFLTRSRAHVVVVHDLNFRRPEIHGIGRGQRLYRVLLHHWTVRRADRIVVNSRATAAEVAAFRPAAAAKTLVLPLPVDHVAVPAPVTPARDRADRTVRLLTFGHARNKGVDRLLRLLHERPDHRLTVIGTPDSWQAHWAATADRLGVADRVTRLETPGDAEVVAAYLACDVFCMLSTYEGYGLPVAEALRLARPTVVSDLPVLAETARGHAVVAQGDDDAAVAAAVDEARRRPVAAWESAARAFGAWTWRSWVARAIGGLG; encoded by the coding sequence ATGCGCTCGCTCGTCAACGGCTTCGGGGCCCACCACGGCGGCATCGTGCGGGTGCACGACGCGCTGTGCGCCGAGCTGCGCGCCTACGGCCCGGTGGCCGTGGCCAACGCGCCGCGCTCACCGAGCGGTCCCGGGGTCGACGGGATCGACGGGATCGAGATCGCCAGCACCCAGCGGTCGAGCCGGGTGGGCTCGTTGCTCGGCGATGCGTGGGCGGCACGCCGTGCGCCGCGCTTCGACGTACGGGTCGACGCGGCTCCCGCGCTGCGGTTCCTGACCCGCTCGCGCGCCCACGTGGTCGTCGTCCACGACCTCAACTTCCGGCGTCCCGAGATCCACGGGATCGGCCGCGGGCAGCGGCTCTACCGCGTCCTCCTGCACCACTGGACGGTGCGCCGCGCCGACCGGATCGTGGTCAACAGCCGCGCCACGGCGGCCGAGGTAGCGGCCTTCCGGCCCGCGGCCGCGGCCAAGACGCTGGTGCTGCCGCTGCCGGTCGACCACGTCGCCGTCCCGGCCCCGGTGACTCCCGCCCGCGACCGTGCCGACCGCACGGTCCGCCTGCTCACCTTCGGCCACGCCCGCAACAAGGGCGTGGACCGCCTGCTGCGGCTCCTGCACGAGCGTCCCGACCACCGGCTCACGGTGATCGGTACGCCGGACTCGTGGCAGGCCCACTGGGCCGCGACCGCCGACCGGTTGGGCGTCGCGGACCGGGTCACCCGGCTCGAGACGCCCGGCGATGCGGAGGTGGTCGCGGCCTACCTCGCCTGCGACGTCTTCTGCATGCTCTCCACCTACGAGGGCTACGGACTGCCCGTGGCCGAGGCGCTGCGCCTGGCCCGGCCCACGGTGGTCAGCGACCTGCCGGTCCTGGCCGAGACCGCGCGCGGCCATGCCGTCGTCGCCCAGGGGGACGACGACGCCGCCGTCGCCGCCGCGGTCGACGAGGCCCGCCGCCGTCCGGTCGCCGCGTGGGAGAGTGCGGCCCGCGCCTTCGGTGCCTGGACCTGGCGGTCCTGGGTGGCCCGGGCGATCGGTGGCCTCGGATGA